The stretch of DNA GTGGAGCTGACACCGTCACCTTGCGACGACTGCTGCGTGGGCTGCGACGAGCCGAACTTCAGCGGGGTGGCTCTCGACGCGCGATGGAGGCCTTCCGGGAACTTGCGTGCGCCGAGCAAGCGCCGACAGAGTCAGACCTGGAGTTTCTGACTGAACGTGAGCGTGACATCCTCACCAGGATTCGCACTGTACTCAGGGCAGGAATTGACTCCTACCGGGCCGGTAATTCCGTGGAACTGATTTTGTGGGATATTTGGCATGCCACCGGGCTTTCGGATCGGCTGATGAACGCCTCTTTGCGCGGAGGGGCGCTGGGGTCCAGCGCAGACCTTGACTTGGATGCCATGATGACGCTTTTCGACGCCGCCGGCGACTTCGTCGAACGCCAACCCACCGCAAACATTGCCCGTTTTGTCGACCACATCATTCAGCAAGAATTGCCGTCGGGGGCCCGCGATCGGCGCGGGGTTACTCGTGATGCTGTCAGCATTCTCACCGCCCACGCCACCGCTGGTCAAGAGTGGAAGGTAGTCGCCGTCGCTGGGGTACAAGAAGGACAGTGGCCTTCCCTTGGCATTACCGGCAGCCTGTTCGGGCAAGAGGAGCTGGTTGACCTCATTGATCACGGCATCGACCCAAACATCATTATCGCGCGCACGGGTGAGCGGGTGGCGGAAGAACGCCGACTTTTTAATCTGGCCGTTAGTCGGGCGAGTCAGTATTTGCACGTCAGCGCGGTTTTTGATGCCGAATCGGATGAGGTTGATGAGCCGTCGCGTTTTCTGAAAGACTTCGCCCAGGAGCAGCACTGCCAGATCAGGATCGTGGGGCAGGATGAAATGGCACAGGATTCCGCCTTGTCCGCGGAATCACTTGGATATGCTCCGCAACAGGAGGAATACCCACGCCTTCTGTCCGCACCGAGCATCATTGCCGAATTGCGACGCGTGGTGGAAAACCCTAATGCGGTATCAAAGCAGAAAGAACTAGCTGCCTTTGAACTCGGCCGACTTAGCGACGCCGGGATCTATGGGGCCCACCCCGATCAGTGGTGGGGATTGCAGTCGCCATCAACCATGTCGCCCGTGGTTTCCGCCGAGGCGTCAGGAAGGGTCTCGCCGTCGAAAATTGAAGCTGGGCTCGCCTGCCCGCTGCGTGCCGTGCTGGCTGGGGTGGCGGAAAAAGATGAGACTCAGATTCACCTCGTGAAGGGGACGTTGGTGCATGCGGCTGCGGAAGCTCGGGCGCATAAAGTGCCTCGCGCTACCATCGAGAAGCTGGTCGGGGAGGCGTTTGCGGCGGTGTCGGACGTGCCTAAGTGGCGTCAGGAGTCTTACCTCGCTGAGTGGGACGAATTGATCGCTCGCACCCTTAACTACGTTGAAGCTCATGATGCCGTCGGGGTAGAAGTTCCAGTGCGAGTGCAGGTGGGTGCGCGGGCAGATGGCACCCCCATCGTCATTGCCGGCCGAATGGATCGCTTGGAGAAGAACGCCGACGGCGAGTATGTGATCGTCGATCTAAAGACAGGTTCCTCAGCTGCTACCGTCAAGGAGACTCAGGATCATCCGCAGCTGCTGGCCTACCAACTCGCACTTCATCACGGCACCTTGCACGAAGGTCACGTGAATACAGCGCACCCGAACGAAGAAACTCTAGCCGTGGGCAGTGCCCACCTGGTGTATCCCGGGGTAAAAACCACCAAGCTCACGATCCGCCAACAGGCACCCAAAACAGCGGAGCAGCTTGAAGAATTTGCCGCGAAACTACCTCCGCTACTCGACGCGCTCGCGGGCCCCATTCTAGAAGCGCGCGTAAACGAAAGCTGTGATTCCTGCCCGCTGCTGACCATGTGCCCTGCCCATCAGGAAGGACGGCCGCTAACCGATGTTCAATGAGATCATTAGTCCCACAAAGCTCTCGGCAATCTTGGGACAAAAACACGCTCCTACCTCCCAACAAGCTGAGGTTATCGGCGCGGCACCTGGTCCGTTGTTGGTGGTTGCTGGGGCAGGGGCGGGGAAAACCGAAACCATGGCCAATCGCGTTGTGTGGCTTGTGGCCAATGGATATGCCGCCCCCGACCAAGTACTAGGGCTGACTTTTACTCGTAAGGCCGCTCAGCAGCTAGCGCAGCGGATCCGAGCCCGCCTATCGACGTTTGCTGCTACCCCGGTAGCGCGCCGGCAGGATCCCAGCGGTGAGCTGGAAAAACAATTAGAGTCGATAAACCCCACGGTGTCCACGTATGACTCTTATGCCGGTCGCCTTGTGCAGGAGTATGGGCTGCTGCTTCCGGTGGAACCCACGGCCAGGCTGATTACTGATACTGAGTTGTTTCATATTGCTCGGCAGGTCGTGGCGGAGTACCCACACAAACTTAGCGCCACGCAATCTGTAGCAACAGTGGTGAAAAACCTGCTTGCGCTATCTGCCGAACTGGATAACCATATGGTTAGCCACGATGACGTGCTGGGAGAAAGCACGTCGTTTGTGCAGCGTTTCGAAGAAATTGATCGGGGCAGGAGCTCCGAGAATTTCAACACAACGATCTCCGGTTGGATCGACACCCAGCAACTACGGCTGGAATATCTGCCGTTGGTGACAGCGCTCAAGGCGGAACTCAGCAAGCGTCAAGTGATCACGTTCGGGGAACAAATGACGCTGGCGGCACGCCTCGCTGAGAGCTTTCCGGAAGTAGGGGAGAAAGAGCGCCGAAAGTTCCGCGTTGTCATGCTGGACGAATACCAAGACACCTCCCACTCACAACGGGTCCTGTTGCGCTCTCTGTTCGGTAGCAAGGACCCCGACCTAACAGTGACCGCGGTCGGGGACCCGATGCAATCCATCTATGGTTGGCGCGGTGCAACGGCCGCGAATCTCGAACGCTTCACCACTGATTTCGCCACAGCTAGCGGACCCGACGGAGAGCGCACACCTGCCGAAAAGAAGCAGCTGACGGTCTCTTTCCGAAACCCCAGCCAGGTACTTTCCGGTGCCAATGCCGTATCTGGAGCCGTGTTTGACCGCTACAACCAAGGAAAAAGAACGGTAGAAGCTCTCACCGCCCTACCGGGCAAAGACAACGGTGCCGTACAACTCGGCTGGTTTCAGACCCCGGAGCAAGAACAAAACTGGGTGGCTGACTATTTCACGCAGACCTATCATAGCCTCGAACCGGGGGAACCATTCACTGCTGCCATTTTGGTGCGCAAGAAGTCTCATATTGAGGGCTATGCCTCCGCATTAGCCGAGCGAGGTGTGCCGTACGAGGTGGTTGGACTCTCCGGCCTGCTCCTCATCCCGGAAGTAGCTGACCTCGTCGCCATTGCTACCATGCTCATTGACCCCACCGATAACGCAGCAGCCTTAAGGGTCCTCACCGGACCCTTGGTGCAGCTGGGAGCTAGTGACCTGCTTGGTCTCCAGCAACGAGCAGCTAACCTGGCAGGTAGAGCACGCCGAAAGCCCACTCAGCCTGCTGACGAAGACTCTCCCAATCCGCTGGAAAAACTGGAAGTCATTATCGCGGAGAATGTCGCTACCGATGAAGACACTTCCATCGGGCTGGTCGATGCCGTAGCTGACCTTGGGGAACCGGATTTCTACACTGAGGTTGGCTACTACCGTTTGCGCGAACTCGCAGCGATGTTGAGGCACCTGCGCACCTACAGTCTCGGGCGAAACCTTACCGATCTGTTCGCTGATATCGAGGAGGTCTTCGGCATCCGCACCGAAGTACTTTCCCGGCAAGACCCGCATGCCGATGGTGCCTCCGGCACAATCCACCTGGATAGCTTCGCCGCGGAGGTAGCGTCGTTCGAAGCTATCCCAGGGGCAAGTTTGCGCAGCTTGTTGGACTACTTTGCCCTTGCTTTGGAACATGAAGACGGGCTGGAGCCAGGAGAAGTGAAAGTACGGAGCAACCGCGTGCAGATCCTTACCGTACATAAATCCAAAGGTTTGGAATGGCAGCATGTCGCCGTTGTACGAGCGGATAACAGTACCTATCTGGACGAACATTCCAACCTCCAGGGCCAGAAATTAAGCACCTGGGTCACCGACGTCACCAAAGTACCCTCCACGCTGCGGGGAGACGTTGCCGAAGGAGAGGAGCTAAGTGGTATTCCAGAATTTGAAGCCGCCGAAGCAGAGGTCCGCAGCGATCTAGAAAAGGCAGTGAAGGCGCATATCGAGGAGTTCCGCGACACCTTTCGCCAAGAAGCCGCTCGATTGTTCTACGTGGCAATTACTCGGAGCGAGCACAATGTGCTGGTCACCGGTTCTGCGAACACCGGCGGCTCCAAAGTTCGAAAACCCTACGTCTATTTCGACCTGTTGCGAAGTACTCAGCCCGAAAATGTCGTGCACTGGGAAGACGGCGCCTCCGCAGAAGAGGAAAACCCTGCACAGACAGAAACACTTAGCGCAGTGTTCCCGACCGACCCGTTAGGAAAGCGTCGTCCCCACGTGGAGGCCGCGGCCGAAAGGGTACGCCACATGTTAGCAAACGTGCTGCACACCGACGAAGAACCAGAGCTCACCCAACTTGGCGAGCAGGGGCAACAATGGCACCGCGATGTCACTGCCCTCATCGAGGAACATCGCCGACTCTCATCGACAAAAATTGAAGTACCTCTTGGCCAAGAACTCACCGCTACCGACCTCGTCGCCCTCGAACGAGATCCCGTCTTCTTTGCCCAACGCACCTTACGGCCGGTTCCATTCAAACCGAACGCATATGCCAAACGTGGCACAGCATTCCACGAATGGCTGGAACGTCGCTTTGGGTCTGCTACCTTGCTCGACGACGAAGAACTGATGCTCGACGCTCAAGACACAACTGAAGTCATGGACAACGCGGATCAACTCGCTGAGCTGCAGGAGAAGTTCCTGGCCTCGGAATGGGCGGAGCGACAGCCCGCTCAGGTCGAAGCGCCATTCGAAGTGGCTATTGGCAATACGATTGTTCGCGGTCGGATCGATGCCATTTTCCACGAAGGCGAAGATCCCGCCAACGGCTGGCTCGTGGTTGACTGGAAGACCGGCCGCAAACCACGGGGGTCGGAACTTGCGGCCGCTGCCATCCAGCTCGCGGTTTATCGATATGCCTGGGCGCAGCTTGTGAGCAAACAACATGGCATCGAAGTTGACCCCGAGAGCATTAAGGCTGCCTTCTACTACGTTGCCGAGGGAGAGACTTATGCGCCGGGTAAACTACCAACCGCAGCTAACTTGGCAAAACTAGTCGGAAGCGACGAGGCCTAGGCCACACAATCAGTGGTCGCGACCTTGAGGAGAATGAACAGCGAATGCGAAATCGGATCGGAGACCGCCTCCGTGGCGATACCGAACTCAATGACTTGCCGGCACATGCCCTGCTCAATATCATCAACGTGCCAGGTAAGGCATTTGCATCGCCATGGCAGCTGATTCTCCGTCGTTTCTTGTACGCGATGATCCTGCTGGCCATCGTGTCCGTGCTGGCGTACGTCGATAAGGACGGATACACCGAGCATCTGACCTTTATCGACGCCGTCTACTACGCCGCGGTGTCGATGTCGACAACCGGTTACGGCGATATCACCCCGGTCACGCAGCAAGCCCGGCTAATTAATATCATTATCATCACACCGCTGCGAATCGCCTTCCTGATCCTTCTGGTCGGCACCACTTTGTCCGTTCTCACCGAAGAATCCCGCCGAACCCTTCAAATCCAACGATGGAGGAAGTCCTTGCGTAACCACACTGTTGTCATCGGATATGGCACCAAGGGACGCTCCGCCGTCGCGGCGCTGCTTGCCGACGGCACCCCGGCCAGCCAAATCGTCGTCGTAGACTCGGACCCACGCGCCCTGGAGATGGCCTCCAACCAAGGGTTGGCGACAGTCCACGGCACCGCCACCAAGTCCGATGTCCTCAAGCTCGCAGGTGTGACTCGCGCCCGTGCCGTGGTCGTCGCCCCCAACCTCGATGACACTGCCGTTCTGGTGACGCTTTCCGTGCGCGAAATTGCGCCGAGCGCGATGATCGTGGCGAGTGTGCGCGAGTCGGAAAATATGCACTTGCTGCGCCAATCCGGGGCCGACTCAGTGGTGATCTCCTCGGAGACCGCAGGGCGACTGCTTGGGCTTGCCACCGTCACCCCATCGGTGGTGGAAATGATGGAAGATCTGCTGTCCCCGGACGAAGGCTTCTCCATTGCGGAGCGCATCGTTGGAGAAGACGAAGTCGGAGCCAACCCCCGCCACCTCGCCGACATTGTCCTCGGAGTGGTGCGGTCTGGAGAGCTCTACCGCATCGATGCCCCAGAGGCAGAAATCGTCGAGCCCGGAGACCGGTTGCTGTATGTCCGACGGGTATTCGGCTAACCCGTGCAAGTACTAGTTATTACTCCGGATAACCGCACGCTGGTGACCGACAAGGGCGCCCCGCTGTGGTTTGATGGGGCGGCTATCGACGTCGCGAAGCAGGAATGCCCCGACGGGCTTGAAGGCGCAGTGCGTCGTGACGTTACAACAGCACAGCAGCTAGCCACGCGGTTTGGCGCGCAACTTAAATCTATCCGTGCGTTGAGCGATGACCCACGTGTTGCCCGGGCCGCCCACCTGCTTCGGTTTCGGGAATCTCACCGCTTTCACCCCCACAGCGGTAAGCTACTCACCCACCAGGCTGACCAAGCACGAGATCCTCATGGTGTTGCAGTTTTCCCACGCATCGACCCCTGCGTCATCGGGATAGTGGAGCTGGAAGGCCACGATCGCATTTTGCTCGGTCGAAATGCCCAGAGGCCACAGTTCTTTTCCCTGGTCGCGGGATACGTGTGCCCCGGCGAAACCCTCGAGCAGTGCTTTGCCCGGGAGGTGTTGGAAGAAACCGGTCGCAGCGTCCACCAAATGACATACCAGGGTTCGCAGCCGTGGCCGATGTCCGGATCGTTGATGATGGCGTTTCACGCTTTCACCACCGATGTGCATCCTCGACAAACACCCGACGGGGAGCTCATTGAAATTCGCTGGGCCAGCCGAGAACAGTTGGCAACACTGCCGCTGGCCGCGCCGGGATCGATAGCCCGAAAACTCATCGATGACTGGAGCCATACTTGTGATTAACCTCGATGAACTTGACGATGACCAACGAATCGCAGCCACCGCACCCCGCGGACCGGTGTGTATTTTGGCCGGTGCTGGGACCGGTAAGACCCGAACGATCACTTACCGGATTGCGCACCTGATTGACCAAGGAATGGTCAGCCAAAACCGCGTCCTCGCTGTGACTTTCACCAATCGGGCTGCTAGCGAAATGCGACATCGTCTGCAGCTGATGGGGATCGGGGGAGTGCAAGCCCGGACGTTTCACGCTGCTGCGATGCGCCAACTCAGGTACTTTTGGCCCCAGGTCGCAGGAGATTTGAAGTGGAAACTGCACCAAAACAAGTTTCCGCTAGTGGGAGCCGCGGCGCGAAGCGTTGGGCTAGATACCAACAAGGACACCGTACGTGACTTGCTTAGCGAGATCGAATGGGCGAAGGCCTCGCTCGTCTCTGCTGAGCAGTACGCGGAGGCCGTCGATAAGGCGCGCCGGACGCCCCCTGCGGATGCGGCGAAAGTGGCCGAGGTGTATCGGCGCTACGAGCAGTCGAAAATTACTGATGCCGGGTTGCTGCTGGATTTCGACGATTTGCTGCTGCACACCGCCGGGGCGCTTGAGAATTCGCCAGCGGTCGCGGAGGAATTTCGCGAACAGTACCGCAGCTTCGTCGTCGATGAATACCAGGACGTCACTCCGCTGCAGCAGCGGGTCCTTAATGCTTGGTTGGGTGATCGCGATGACCTCACGGTCGTTGGGGACGCCAACCAGACCATTTATTCCTTCACGGGTGCCACCCCAGATTATTTGTTGAACTTTTCGCGAACCTATCCGCACGCTACCGTCGCCCGGCTGCAACGCGACTACCGCTCGACTCCGCAGATCACCACGCTCGCCAACCACATCATCGGCGAGGCGAAAGGACGCGTGGCCGGTACCCGTCTTGAGTTGATCGGCATGCGACCCAAAGGCCCGGAACCCACCTTTAGCTGCTACGACGACGAAGTGACCGAAGCACGCGAGGTAGCTCGGAAAATCGCCAAGCTTATCGACGACGGCGTCGCGCCCGCAGAGATCGCCGTGCTCTATCGCATCAACGCCCAGTCGGCGGTGTTCGAACAGGAACTTGCCGACGCCGGGATCGTCTACCAAGTGCGAGGCGGCGAAGGATTCTTCCAACGGCCCGAGATCACCCAGGCCATCAGCCAACTCGTGCGCACCGCGCAACGCGATGACCTCCCTGAACAAGCAGTTGGCCCGCAACTTCACCGCTTGGTGCGGGCTGCGCTGGCACCGCTTGGGCTTACTCCCACAGAGCCGGAAGGCGCTCAGGCCCGGGAACGGTGGCAGTCGCTGAACGCGCTCGTCGAACTCATCGAGGAGCTCGGGAATGCGACCCCGGACCTTGACCTGATCGGCGCCCTGCACGAGCTCAAGAACCGTGCCGATGCTAAGAACCCGCCCAACATGCAAGGGGTAACCTTAGCTTCCCTGCACGCGGCCAAGGGTCTCGAATGGGATGCGGTGTTTTTGGTCGGTTTGGTGGAAAACACCCTGCCGATTTCTTATGCCATCAAGGCCGGGGACGCGCAGATCGAAGAGGAACGTCGCTTGTTTTACGTCGGTATCACCCGTGCGCGCGAGCACCTGCACTGCTCCTGGGCGTTGGCCAGGCAGGAAGGGGGCAGGAAGTCTCGCAAACGTACCCGTTTCCTGGATGGGGCAGTGGCGGACACACCAGATGTACCAGCGCGGAAAGTCCGCCCCAAACGGTGCTCGGTGTGTGGTGCGACGCTTTCCACTCCGCAAGCGAAAGTGCTTGGCCGCTGTGAAAGCTGCCCGTCGGATGTTGACGATTCCCTGTGGTCCGCCTTGCGCCAGTGGCGAGCAAGTGTCGCTAAGGAATGGAAAGTCCCCGCATTCGTCGTCTTTTCTGATGCCACTTTGTTGGCGGTCGCCGAGGCACAACCGACAAACGAGGAGGAGCTACTCGACATCTCCGGCGTGGGCCCAGTCAAGATCGAAAGATATGGAGCTTCGCTGCTGGAGGTTCTGCGCGCTGAAGCATAACGGGCAGCGCGGATGAGAAGGCAGCACGGAGTGCTCCGCGACCCCAAACGGGTCTTGCCGCCACAGCCATCCCGGAATAACCTCCAGCCCGGAAGTCTGTGGCGCAGGCTCCGCCAGACCCAATAGTGACAGCACTACCGCGGTGGCTTGGACGCTACATAACGCTACCGACAACGGATCCACAGCGGAGGAAGCCGGCAGCTGGGCGGCCACCTGGCTGAAATCCGGGTCATGGCGCACCCGGTACAGGTCAACACACATCGGACATGCGCCGAACCCTTGAACGACAACCGGCCCCACCACCGCGGTGCCATCGACGACGGAGATAGGCACATAGTCTGCAAAACCACGCCGATGTACAAGGGGCGCAATCATACGGCCAGCGGCATAGCGATCCGATACCACCAGCGGAATCCGCGGGTCGGTATGCCGGAGGAAACTCTTATCGGTTTCGCCCCGCAATGGTCGACGCACCGCGCAGCCCGACTTCAGCAACAGATCTTCGGTAGCAGCTGCCAGGGCATTGCGGCCAACAATGGCCACCTCAGGTGCGACGGCGGGCTGGTGCACCAGGATTCGGTAATCTATGAGCTCCTCGATGAGGAGGTTCGCGGCGTCGTCGACAAGCCCTGCTTTGTTGAGCACCCGGGTGATGTCGGCACGCGGGCGTGCGGTGCGCAGTGAAGAAAACGCACTGGCCAGGGCGCCGATCGTTGGCGGTGGCAGCTGGGCGATGACGCCGCACGTGCGTCCGTCGATACCGAATTGCAGCGCAGGTCCCGGGCGCACCACAATGCGAGCCGCCCGTGAAAGACGAAGTAATCCCCCCATGTGGCATAGAATAGCCCGTCGTGACGCATGAGGTAGAGGTTGTAAGGTCCGCTCGACGCAAGAAGACCGTAAATGCACAGCTTGTCGACGGAAAAATCCGTGTCCTCATCCCCGCCCGGCTCAGCAAGAAAGAGGAGGAGAGGATTGTTGCCGAGCTGGTCGCCAAGATGGAGGCGAAGCTGAGTGTCAGTGCGAAAAGTGATGAGCAATTAGCTGCGCGCGCCGAGCAGCTCAATAAGAGAGTGTTGGATTCTCGAGCCACCATTGGAAGTATCCGGTGGGTTACCAATCAGCGGCGGCGCTGGGGGTCCTGTTCGCCGTTAACCAACGACATCCGGATTTCTCATCTGTTGCAGCAAGTTCCTGATTATGTGCTTGATGCCGTTATCGTGCATGAACTCACCCACACGTTCATCCACTCCGGGCACTCCGCTGAATTTTGGCAGTGGGCTGACCGGGTGCCGCAGGCCGAGCGGGCAAAAGGATATTTGGAAGCCTACTCCCGCTTTGTGGGCGGGAGTTTCGACGAAGCCTAGTACTCAGTGCCGTCCTGGTCACCAGGATCTTTGCCGTCGTCTTCCCGGCGCTGTGGTGGGTTCTTCTTGAGTTCCTCCTCCAGCGCGTTAATCTCCGCGATCGGGTCGAAGTCGGCGGAATCGGCATCATCAAGCAAGGTGTCGATGAATCCAGCGGAATTGCCCAAATCCTCCGCAGAAGGGAGGAAATCTGGGTGATCCCACACGGCATCTCGACGCTCTACCCCGACGGCGTTTTCCACTCGACGCCATAGTTCCTGCGCCTCGGCAACCTTCGGCGCCGCGAATTCAATGCCCACGACCTTGGCAAATGCCTTTTCTGCGGAACCGCCCGTTGCCCGGCGACGTCGCCATGCTTCATTCATTTGGGCGGTCGACGGGATGCGCTCTCCCATTGCTTGGGTTACCACCAATTCCACCCAGCCTTCGACAAGGGCGAGTAGCGTCTCCAAGCGAGCGACGGCACCGGCGTTGCGCGAGGTGATGCGAGGGGATAGGTCCATGCCTTGAAGTCGTTGCATCGCTTCCTGAATCTGGGCCGGGTCGCCCGACTCGAGGCCGAGCTCGCGGGTGGCCTCCTCGATATGGGAAGTATCGATCACCAGCCCGGCCGCGTATTCCTCCACGGAAGAAACCAGGCGCTCCACCAGCCATGGAACATGCTTGAATAGGCGCTGACGAGCTACTTCTCGTGCACAGACATATACCAGCGCTTCTTGCTCGGCCACGCTTAAATCCTTAGACATGGCGCGCAAATGCTGTGGTAGGACAGCCGTGATACCCGAGGGAGCGATGGGGAGGCCAAAATCCGAACCGGTAAGAGTTTGCTTGGCGAGGTCTCCTAGGGCATGTCCGAGCTGCATGCCGAAATTCATCCCAGACATGGAATTCATGATCTGAAGCATCGGGCCAACCATCTCGCGGGCTTCCTCTGGGAGCTGCTCTAGCTGCGCTTCATTCATGCGCTCAGCAACCGGGGTAACGAAGCGCTTCCATGTCGGCAGGGTTGCGCTAAGCCACTGTTCTGCGCTCCAAGCTTCTACCTTGCCACTGGCGGTGGGTAACACGGTGGCGTCGTCAAGCCACATGTCTGCTAAGCGAGTTGCTTCCTGCACCGCTGTTTGATCGGAGTCCGTCACTTTGGTGTCAGACCCGATCTGCTGGCGGGCGATACGCTCGGCTAATTCATAGTTGACGGGCCCGCTATTTTGCTGGGCGCCGCCACCGAACATAGCGCTGAGCTGGTTAAAGATCTCGCCAAAACCGCCGGGGCCATTATTGTCACCGCCACCGGGGTTGCTGCCGAAGCCGAAGTTGCCGCCGAAGAAGAAGTTGTTGTTGTTGTTCATGTCTCCAAACTACCGCAGCACCACGGCAAAACTTCCCGAGCGCCCTACGCTGTTAGCGAACACAAAGGGAGCAGGTAAGGTATCAAAGCGTGAAACTTCGCTCGCAAGCCCGTTCCCGGACCATTCTGTGGGGAGCTATCCCCGTCTTGGCAATGACGTACCTGGCGACAGCCCCGACGGTTCCCTTCACGTCCATTCCCCTCACGGTTCCGTACGCTGCGGAAAGCCCAGGCCCTACCTTTAATACCCTGGCGGAATTCGAGGGAAAACCAATCGTTGCAGTAACGGGGACCGAAACGGACCCTACCAGTGGCAACCTCAACATGACCACGGTCTCGGTGTATTCGCAGCTGACATTCGCGCAGGCATTGAGCCGGTGGCTCGTGCATGATGACACCCTGGTGCCCATCGAGCAGATCTTCCCACCGAACTTGAGTCAGACCGAAGTTGATCATCAAAACAAGGTGCAGTTTTCGCAATCAGAATCAGCTGCCACCTTGGCTGCTCTGGAGTATTTGGAGCGTCCGACCGCGGTCGAGGTTGTGGACATTGTGCCCGATTCCGCCGCCCAGTCAATTCTCATGCCTGGCGACCGCATCGTTGCCTTCGCAGGCCAACCCATTACCGAACCGAGCCAGGTACGCGAGAAAGTTCTGGCAGGGCAACCTGGAGACACCGTGGAGCTTTCCGTCGTGGGTGCGCAGGCCACACCGGAGACGCAGCCAGAGACGAAGACACTCACCTTGGGGAAGAACCCGGACACCGGCAATGCGTTCTTGGGAATCACCATGGGGGCGGTGGCTGCGGATGGCACGAAGGTTGAGTACAACCTCAAAGACATTGGTGGGCCTAGTGCCGGCATGATGTTTAGCCTTGCGGTC from Corynebacterium epidermidicanis encodes:
- a CDS encoding ATP-dependent DNA helicase UvrD2 codes for the protein MINLDELDDDQRIAATAPRGPVCILAGAGTGKTRTITYRIAHLIDQGMVSQNRVLAVTFTNRAASEMRHRLQLMGIGGVQARTFHAAAMRQLRYFWPQVAGDLKWKLHQNKFPLVGAAARSVGLDTNKDTVRDLLSEIEWAKASLVSAEQYAEAVDKARRTPPADAAKVAEVYRRYEQSKITDAGLLLDFDDLLLHTAGALENSPAVAEEFREQYRSFVVDEYQDVTPLQQRVLNAWLGDRDDLTVVGDANQTIYSFTGATPDYLLNFSRTYPHATVARLQRDYRSTPQITTLANHIIGEAKGRVAGTRLELIGMRPKGPEPTFSCYDDEVTEAREVARKIAKLIDDGVAPAEIAVLYRINAQSAVFEQELADAGIVYQVRGGEGFFQRPEITQAISQLVRTAQRDDLPEQAVGPQLHRLVRAALAPLGLTPTEPEGAQARERWQSLNALVELIEELGNATPDLDLIGALHELKNRADAKNPPNMQGVTLASLHAAKGLEWDAVFLVGLVENTLPISYAIKAGDAQIEEERRLFYVGITRAREHLHCSWALARQEGGRKSRKRTRFLDGAVADTPDVPARKVRPKRCSVCGATLSTPQAKVLGRCESCPSDVDDSLWSALRQWRASVAKEWKVPAFVVFSDATLLAVAEAQPTNEEELLDISGVGPVKIERYGASLLEVLRAEA
- a CDS encoding M48 metallopeptidase family protein; the encoded protein is MTHEVEVVRSARRKKTVNAQLVDGKIRVLIPARLSKKEEERIVAELVAKMEAKLSVSAKSDEQLAARAEQLNKRVLDSRATIGSIRWVTNQRRRWGSCSPLTNDIRISHLLQQVPDYVLDAVIVHELTHTFIHSGHSAEFWQWADRVPQAERAKGYLEAYSRFVGGSFDEA
- a CDS encoding zinc-dependent metalloprotease; this encodes MNNNNNFFFGGNFGFGSNPGGGDNNGPGGFGEIFNQLSAMFGGGAQQNSGPVNYELAERIARQQIGSDTKVTDSDQTAVQEATRLADMWLDDATVLPTASGKVEAWSAEQWLSATLPTWKRFVTPVAERMNEAQLEQLPEEAREMVGPMLQIMNSMSGMNFGMQLGHALGDLAKQTLTGSDFGLPIAPSGITAVLPQHLRAMSKDLSVAEQEALVYVCAREVARQRLFKHVPWLVERLVSSVEEYAAGLVIDTSHIEEATRELGLESGDPAQIQEAMQRLQGMDLSPRITSRNAGAVARLETLLALVEGWVELVVTQAMGERIPSTAQMNEAWRRRRATGGSAEKAFAKVVGIEFAAPKVAEAQELWRRVENAVGVERRDAVWDHPDFLPSAEDLGNSAGFIDTLLDDADSADFDPIAEINALEEELKKNPPQRREDDGKDPGDQDGTEY
- a CDS encoding YlbL family protein gives rise to the protein MTYLATAPTVPFTSIPLTVPYAAESPGPTFNTLAEFEGKPIVAVTGTETDPTSGNLNMTTVSVYSQLTFAQALSRWLVHDDTLVPIEQIFPPNLSQTEVDHQNKVQFSQSESAATLAALEYLERPTAVEVVDIVPDSAAQSILMPGDRIVAFAGQPITEPSQVREKVLAGQPGDTVELSVVGAQATPETQPETKTLTLGKNPDTGNAFLGITMGAVAADGTKVEYNLKDIGGPSAGMMFSLAVVDKLSPGELTGGKFVAGTGTIEENGTVGPIGGIKHKVQAAADAGAEVFLAPSANCAEAMSKTHEGLTVLKVDTLAQAIDQLNAYNSGGEVVRCEK